In Candidatus Jettenia caeni, the DNA window GTTGCTCAAGCTGGAGACCCAAATGGAGCTGAAACATATTCAGACAGCATTGGAGGTTTGAAATATGCTGTTAACTTTACATGGACGTTACTAGGAGCTTTTTTAGTATTTAGCATGCAGGCGGGATTCACCTTTTTAGGTGGATTTTTAAGACAGAAGAACATGCTTGGTTATATGGCTCACTGCTTCATTGATTCTACTCTTGGGGCAGTTATTTTTTATCTTTTCGGATTTGCCTTAATGTTTGGCGGCTCGAAGCTGGTACCCGGGCTTGATTATGGCAATTCTTTTATTGGATGGGATGGATTTTTCCTGAGTGGAAGGTCGTACGATGTTCAAACAATTATGTTCTGGCTCTTCCAGATGGTATTTGCAACAAAAACTGTTTCAATTATTGCAGGTGCTGTAGCGGAGAGAATGAAATTTGTGCCTTATCTTATCTATAGTTGTCTTATGTGCGGCTTAATTTATCCTATTTACGGGCATTGGGTTTGGGGTGGAGGCTGGTTAGGCTCGCTTCCGATTGGAGCCGGAGTAAAAGATTTTGCGGGTTGTGCTACGGTACATACCGTGGGAGGTATTATGGCGCTGATCGGAGCATGGGCATTGGGTCCAAGGAAAGGAAAATATAATCCTGATGGTTCGCCGAATGCCATTCCAGGTCATAATCTTGTATACGTTGTTATAGGTACCCTTATTCTTGCCTTTGGTTGGTTTGGTTTTAATGCGGGCAGCACCTTGGCAGCGACAGATTTGCGTATGTCTGTGATTGCAAGCAATACCTTTATAGCTGCTGCAACAGGCGCCTCTATTATGATATTTTTCACTTGGGCCAAGATGGGTGTTGTGGACTTACCATTTGTTTGTAATGGCGCCTTAGCAGGATTAGTGGCTATTACAGCACCTTGCGCCTATGTGGCGCCATGGGCAGCCGCAGTAATCGGACTTCTCGCTGGCTTAGCGATGAGATGTGCCTTTTGGTTTGTAGAAGCTAAGATGAAAATCGATGATCCACTTGGCGCAGTAGCTGTACATGCAGCCAACGGTATCTGGGGTATGATAGCTGTGGGTATTTTTGCAGATGGCACCTATGGTGGTGTGAGTGGTTTGATTACCGGTTCGGGTTCACAATTGTTGGCACAATTCATTGGAACATTAGTCGCTATAGGATGGTCATTGGCATGGGGTTGCGCCGTATTCTTCTCATTAAAATATACGATAGGTATACGGGTATCCGATCTTGTAGAATCTGATGGAGTAGATACCCACATCCATGGTTCTCCTTGTTATCCTGTTGAGCCAGAATTCATTGCTCCTATGGTAGGAGAGGAAGAAGTTGATATACAACAGGAAAAGAGACAAGCATCTTTACTTGAGGAAGCATTAAGCAGAGACGCTGACAGGGAAAAGATATACTCAGATAAACTCGGCCGATGGGTATATGCCAGACTTAAAACGGATACGAAAAGGCGATAATTCTCACCGTGATTTAATGTAATTAGACCCTATTCAATGGATGGAGGCTTTTCATGAAAAAGATAGAAGCAATAATTAGGCCAGAAAAATTTAATATTGTTAGGGATGCCCTAACTGAATTGGGCTATCCAGGAATGACGGTTACAGAAGTGAAGGGGCATGGCAGTCAAAAAGGTATCAGCGAGGTATGGCGTGGAAGGAGGTATCGGGTTGATCTCTTATCAAAAATCAAACTCGAAATTACTGTCAAGGATTCTGATGTGGATAAGATTGTAAATACCATTATTAATGAATCCCAAACAGGAAGTATCGGCGATGGGAAGATATTCATTTTCAATGTAGAAAATGTTTATCGCATTCGTACAAAAGAAACCGGTGAGTCTGCAATATAAACTACATGATATAAATTAAATTTTTCTGCTGATGTTGTCTCTATTCACGTGAGGCAACATCAGCTATTTTTCATGAAGGACTAAAATTGAGAAAATACTTTTTTGTATTCACATTATTCATCGGATTACTAATTTTCCTAATTAAGGGTACCTTCGCCGGAGACCCGGGAGGCACCCGAACCTATTCTGATAGCATATTAGGATTAAAATTTTCTGTAAATTTTGCATGGACATTGCTCTGCGCTTTTTTAGTTTTTAATATGCAGGCAGGCTTCACTTTTCTCGGTGCTGGTTTTCTTCAAAAGAAAAATACACTCAATTATCTGGCAATGAGCTTTGCAGATTTTTGTATTGGATCAATTGTATTTTGGTTATTTGGTTTTGCATTGATGTTTGGTGGCTCAAAGCTGGCACCTGGACTCTCCTGGGGAAATCAATTTATTGGTTATAGTGGATTTTTACTTATCGGAGATTCCTATGACGTATCTGCATCTGTACTTTGGATATTCCAGATGATGTTTGCCGCCTCTGCTTGCACAATTGTAACAGGCGCTGTTGCAGAGAGAATTAAGTTTCATATACACATTATTTATAGCGCATTCTTATGCGGCGTGATCTATCCTTTGTTTGGACATTGGATGTGGGGTAAAGG includes these proteins:
- a CDS encoding ammonium transporter protein, which translates into the protein MKCISNKIIGMWLLLITLGIFTLNSGVAQAGDPNGAETYSDSIGGLKYAVNFTWTLLGAFLVFSMQAGFTFLGGFLRQKNMLGYMAHCFIDSTLGAVIFYLFGFALMFGGSKLVPGLDYGNSFIGWDGFFLSGRSYDVQTIMFWLFQMVFATKTVSIIAGAVAERMKFVPYLIYSCLMCGLIYPIYGHWVWGGGWLGSLPIGAGVKDFAGCATVHTVGGIMALIGAWALGPRKGKYNPDGSPNAIPGHNLVYVVIGTLILAFGWFGFNAGSTLAATDLRMSVIASNTFIAAATGASIMIFFTWAKMGVVDLPFVCNGALAGLVAITAPCAYVAPWAAAVIGLLAGLAMRCAFWFVEAKMKIDDPLGAVAVHAANGIWGMIAVGIFADGTYGGVSGLITGSGSQLLAQFIGTLVAIGWSLAWGCAVFFSLKYTIGIRVSDLVESDGVDTHIHGSPCYPVEPEFIAPMVGEEEVDIQQEKRQASLLEEALSRDADREKIYSDKLGRWVYARLKTDTKRR
- a CDS encoding nitrogen regulatory protein, giving the protein MKKIEAIIRPEKFNIVRDALTELGYPGMTVTEVKGHGSQKGISEVWRGRRYRVDLLSKIKLEITVKDSDVDKIVNTIINESQTGSIGDGKIFIFNVENVYRIRTKETGESAI